One window from the genome of Pseudomonas sp. L5B5 encodes:
- a CDS encoding glycosyltransferase has product MKVLFLVQKEQRAILDRLYDGIAEQCDCDMRLLTSAEQDNLRKYFREHVDVERYDRIVFFLRFKKEIRQVRFIQTLPNLVILEHDAYQNYIPCKYTGKFSAHYRKLPWARVISSGYMVSQRLCEEGFDAHFVPKGYDQALLQDRARERDIELGFVGSLNSVAYSGRKDMLESIAEVENLLITRTKSGEEYCETLNRIRYFVSADVGMGEYMIKNFEAMACGCVLFAFDQGAEENRALGFIDMQNIVLYRDREELRQKLQQLRASPELSQSIAEAGQALVEQRYSFRAVGHAVVECMRAPLRERAPLSWTERLRVALGL; this is encoded by the coding sequence GTGAAAGTTCTGTTTCTGGTTCAGAAAGAACAGCGGGCCATTCTTGATCGACTCTATGACGGCATTGCCGAACAGTGCGATTGTGACATGCGCCTGCTGACCAGTGCCGAGCAGGACAATCTGCGCAAGTATTTCCGCGAACACGTGGATGTCGAGCGTTACGACCGGATCGTTTTTTTTCTGCGCTTCAAAAAGGAAATCAGACAGGTCAGGTTCATACAGACGCTGCCTAACCTGGTTATCCTCGAGCATGACGCGTACCAGAACTACATCCCTTGCAAGTACACCGGCAAGTTCAGCGCGCACTACCGCAAGCTGCCCTGGGCACGGGTCATCAGTTCGGGATACATGGTCAGCCAGCGTTTGTGTGAGGAAGGTTTTGATGCGCACTTCGTACCCAAGGGTTACGACCAGGCGCTGTTGCAGGATCGCGCTCGTGAGCGGGACATCGAGCTGGGCTTCGTCGGCAGCCTGAACAGCGTGGCGTACTCTGGTCGCAAGGACATGCTGGAGTCGATTGCCGAAGTCGAGAACCTGTTGATCACCCGCACCAAGTCGGGTGAGGAATATTGCGAAACCCTGAATCGTATTCGCTATTTCGTCAGTGCCGACGTCGGCATGGGCGAATACATGATCAAGAACTTCGAAGCCATGGCTTGTGGCTGCGTATTGTTCGCTTTTGACCAGGGCGCCGAGGAGAACCGGGCCTTGGGTTTTATCGATATGCAGAACATTGTACTGTACCGCGATCGTGAGGAACTGAGGCAGAAACTCCAGCAACTGCGCGCCTCACCAGAGCTCAGCCAGTCCATCGCAGAGGCGGGGCAGGCCCTGGTAGAACAGCGCTACAGCTTCCGGGCGGTAGGCCATGCGGTGGTTGAATGCATGCGCGCCCCGCTTCGCGAGCGTGCACCGCTGAGCTGGACAGAAAGACTACGTGTGGCGTTGGGCTTGTAA
- a CDS encoding PIG-L deacetylase family protein — protein sequence MSRKQQLLKRHRRNKRIALSIGLALLLLAGILVAWWLPLVLAVLGWLAHEAWFADHLFYSPQDDYAYQLQADEQLSLQLSESRLNLPQSLVLDDKDTLILKVRLTSSWLGRLFDPGVRMLGGTADCQDFERGVRGVRYLNLTGQQAALKDSKLTLVGRFCRLDPEVELFVLRHPDYLAKRVLVVAPHADDAELAAFGLYSQAAQSWIVTLTAGEIEAEHYRQMGLEGVEAARLKGSLRAWDSISVPLWAGVPQERCVQLGYFCLQLAAMQAAPAESFGSREADMADTRPFRRFNRLSLASDADGVPSWQNLVRDMVELIEHIQPQVIVLPHPHFDPHPDHVCAQQAVLEALSRTGSQPETLLYYANHLHDNDRWPMGRAGCGVALPPQLATQAPLRPWALSILPQRQWHKAMSLGMMHDLQPPPPFKRKIRRLIQRYLAARHWPAFGENEFFRKAVRQHELFWVDEKPSKREEV from the coding sequence ATGAGTCGCAAGCAGCAACTGCTCAAGCGTCACCGGCGCAACAAGCGTATCGCCTTGTCGATCGGGTTGGCGCTGTTGCTGCTGGCTGGAATCCTGGTGGCCTGGTGGTTACCGCTGGTGCTGGCGGTACTGGGCTGGCTGGCCCATGAAGCCTGGTTTGCCGACCACCTGTTCTATTCCCCCCAGGATGACTACGCCTACCAGTTGCAGGCGGATGAGCAGCTCTCGTTGCAACTGTCCGAGAGCAGGCTGAATCTGCCCCAGTCCCTGGTCCTGGATGATAAAGACACCTTGATTCTCAAGGTGCGTCTCACGTCGTCCTGGCTGGGGCGGCTGTTCGATCCGGGCGTGCGAATGCTCGGTGGGACTGCGGACTGCCAGGACTTCGAGCGCGGTGTGCGAGGGGTGCGCTACCTGAATCTGACCGGGCAGCAGGCCGCCCTCAAGGATTCGAAGTTGACGCTCGTGGGCCGCTTTTGCCGGCTGGATCCCGAGGTCGAGTTGTTTGTCCTGCGCCATCCCGACTACCTGGCCAAGCGTGTGCTGGTCGTGGCGCCCCATGCCGACGATGCCGAGTTGGCAGCGTTCGGCCTGTACAGCCAGGCCGCGCAAAGCTGGATAGTGACCCTGACTGCAGGCGAGATCGAAGCCGAGCACTACCGGCAGATGGGGCTCGAAGGTGTCGAGGCGGCTCGCTTGAAGGGCTCGCTCCGGGCCTGGGACAGCATCAGCGTGCCCTTATGGGCAGGCGTTCCCCAGGAGCGTTGCGTGCAGTTGGGGTACTTCTGCCTGCAACTGGCAGCGATGCAGGCCGCACCTGCGGAGTCTTTCGGCTCGCGAGAGGCCGACATGGCCGATACTCGTCCTTTCCGGCGTTTCAATCGCTTGAGCCTGGCCAGCGACGCCGACGGAGTTCCCTCCTGGCAGAACCTGGTCCGGGATATGGTCGAACTGATCGAGCATATCCAGCCTCAGGTCATCGTCCTGCCTCACCCCCATTTCGATCCCCATCCGGACCATGTCTGTGCGCAGCAGGCGGTGCTGGAGGCTCTGAGCAGAACCGGCAGCCAGCCCGAGACCCTGCTTTATTATGCCAACCATCTGCACGACAACGACCGTTGGCCGATGGGGCGTGCCGGCTGTGGCGTGGCACTGCCGCCACAGTTGGCAACACAGGCGCCGCTGCGACCCTGGGCGTTGTCCATCCTTCCACAAAGACAGTGGCACAAGGCTATGTCTTTGGGCATGATGCACGACTTGCAGCCGCCACCCCCCTTCAAACGCAAGATCAGGCGCCTCATCCAGCGTTATCTGGCTGCCCGGCATTGGCCTGCATTTGGTGAAAACGAGTTTTTCCGCAAGGCGGTGCGCCAGCACGAGCTGTTCTGGGTCGACGAGAAGCCAAGCAAAAGAGAGGAAGTGTGA
- a CDS encoding antimicrobial resistance protein Mig-14 — translation MLNRFQGWRERGWSVIDASTYADAWQRFGGSVATYPLVVAQLADMAQIPVRYLAWERDGQVQAAIATWGRDLALSKDVLKRAGKKGLFDIGNAELILPAAADAQAPLRHRGRYLSALNEGRFAQLRPQAEQLAMARTPEELSKKFRYNQRRELRLLEEAGGVVRPVSDFTSLELAAIYCDLFQRRWGFAATGAERMPEVLERLRELLIGSVIFLNDAPIAVQLVYRVEAPQWISVEYVNGGVDPQTREFSPGSVLSFLNTQSAWEQARALDKPLRFSFGRADREYKDRWCNPVPVFQV, via the coding sequence ATGCTCAATCGATTCCAAGGCTGGCGCGAGCGCGGCTGGTCTGTCATTGACGCGTCGACCTATGCCGATGCCTGGCAGCGTTTCGGTGGCAGCGTGGCCACCTACCCGCTGGTTGTCGCGCAGTTGGCGGACATGGCACAGATTCCGGTGCGCTACCTGGCCTGGGAGCGCGATGGCCAGGTGCAGGCAGCCATCGCTACCTGGGGGCGGGACCTGGCGTTGTCCAAGGACGTACTCAAGCGCGCGGGCAAGAAAGGCCTGTTCGACATCGGCAATGCCGAGCTGATCCTTCCAGCAGCGGCCGATGCCCAGGCACCACTGCGCCATCGCGGACGCTATCTCTCGGCGTTGAACGAAGGGCGCTTCGCTCAGCTGCGACCCCAGGCTGAACAACTGGCCATGGCCCGGACCCCGGAAGAATTGTCGAAGAAGTTTCGCTACAACCAGCGTCGCGAATTGCGTCTGCTGGAAGAGGCGGGCGGGGTGGTACGCCCGGTGAGTGATTTCACCAGTCTCGAGTTGGCCGCCATCTATTGCGATCTGTTCCAGCGTCGCTGGGGATTTGCCGCGACGGGCGCCGAGCGCATGCCCGAGGTGCTGGAGCGTCTTCGCGAACTGCTGATCGGCTCGGTAATCTTTCTCAACGACGCACCGATTGCCGTGCAACTGGTCTATCGGGTCGAAGCGCCGCAATGGATCAGCGTCGAGTACGTGAATGGTGGTGTCGACCCCCAGACCCGTGAATTCAGCCCCGGCAGTGTGCTCAGTTTCCTCAACACCCAGAGTGCCTGGGAGCAGGCGCGGGCGCTGGACAAACCGCTGCGTTTTTCCTTTGGTCGCGCCGACCGTGAATACAAGGATCGTTGGTGCAATCCTGTGCCGGTTTTCCAGGTATGA
- a CDS encoding glycosyltransferase, which yields MTRSAERHVLQFCHGYDGPFLDCARQYASLFSGSGYRVTTVFLTGVADAEVAAGCASDEVLFMEYSSKAIRGLKLGAIRDLRRIAASRNFSLCIAHRFKPIYIALLGTRLPVIGVHHAFCDYKRGSRKLFAGLFRKRLSLLGVSDAVRDDMRACLPKWSAERIQTLYNRIDLDALQASQLGRAEARVELGLPADAWIIGNVGRLHPDKDQATLLRGFAAAVPQLPQGSQLAILGTGRLDKDLKSLARELGIADRVLFLGQVPEARRYFRAFDVFALSSDHEPFGMVLLEAMAAGVPLLATACGGAREVVEGVGILFPLGDVEHLAQGLQHLAAMDEHQRRVCAELMLDRLRERFSDRAVRDVFWRLPHVTELTARG from the coding sequence ATGACACGGTCGGCTGAACGCCATGTGCTGCAGTTCTGCCACGGCTATGACGGGCCGTTCCTGGACTGCGCGCGGCAATATGCCAGCCTGTTTTCAGGCAGCGGTTATCGGGTGACCACGGTCTTTCTGACCGGGGTTGCCGATGCCGAGGTTGCCGCAGGTTGCGCGTCCGACGAAGTGCTGTTCATGGAGTACAGCTCCAAGGCCATTCGCGGCCTGAAGCTGGGTGCCATCCGTGACCTGCGCAGGATCGCCGCGTCGCGCAACTTCAGCTTGTGCATCGCCCATCGTTTCAAGCCAATCTACATCGCCCTGCTGGGGACTCGTTTGCCGGTGATCGGTGTCCACCATGCGTTTTGCGATTACAAGCGTGGCAGCCGCAAGCTGTTCGCCGGGCTGTTTCGCAAGCGCCTGAGCCTGCTCGGGGTGTCTGACGCGGTGCGTGACGACATGCGTGCCTGCCTGCCCAAGTGGTCGGCGGAGCGTATCCAGACCCTGTACAACCGGATCGACCTGGACGCCTTGCAGGCCAGCCAGTTGGGCAGGGCCGAGGCCCGCGTCGAACTGGGGCTGCCTGCCGATGCCTGGATCATTGGCAACGTCGGGCGCCTGCATCCGGACAAGGACCAGGCCACCCTGTTGCGGGGATTCGCCGCCGCGGTGCCGCAGCTACCCCAAGGCAGCCAGTTGGCGATCCTGGGTACCGGCCGCCTGGACAAGGACCTCAAGTCCCTGGCTCGCGAGCTGGGCATCGCCGATCGCGTGCTGTTCCTCGGCCAGGTTCCAGAGGCCCGGCGCTATTTCCGGGCGTTCGATGTATTCGCCCTGAGCTCCGACCACGAGCCTTTCGGCATGGTCCTGCTGGAGGCCATGGCTGCCGGCGTGCCATTGCTGGCGACCGCCTGCGGCGGTGCCAGGGAAGTAGTCGAGGGCGTGGGCATCCTGTTCCCCCTGGGGGACGTCGAGCACCTGGCCCAGGGCCTGCAACACCTGGCGGCAATGGATGAACATCAGCGGCGAGTCTGTGCCGAACTGATGCTCGATCGCCTGCGTGAGCGGTTCTCCGACCGGGCCGTGCGCGACGTATTCTGGCGCCTGCCACACGTCACCGAACTGACCGCGAGGGGCTGA
- a CDS encoding carbamoyltransferase, with translation MALTILGLSGALSHDPSAALYIDGKLIAAAEEERFVRDKHAKNRMPYESAKFCLEQAGIKPSDVDVVAIPFAPISLFGKARWHYAKRYWYAPDRALDAILMGNRRYKRYRNKIVWCLEQLGFDPKKIKIEPVEHHLAHASSAYHCSGFKEKTAILGIDGKGEYATTFFGYGENGKIHKIKEFFDPDSLGGLYGAITEFLGFEMLDGEFKVMGMAPYGDASKYDFSRLASFENGELVINTDYANVIGLRRYKEKGKGFYFSPKLIEWLGPKREGDIADEPYIHYAASMQALFEKLALQMIDHYLGDTLKETGKLAFAGGCALNVKLNQKIIARSDVKELFVQPASGDAGTAVGAAAYVSHARGVPVEKMEHVYLGPSYSNEDVIAACARHPNKPAWRQIENTPERIAKIMVDGNPVAWFQGRMEFGPRALGGRSIIGCPSAAGVADRINEQIKFRERWRPFCPSMLDTVAPQMIKVDHPAPFMTFTFEVAEEWKTRVPEVVHEDGTSRAQVLKREYNPRYYDMMKALEVLTGNGVSLNTSLNRRGEPMICSPTDALNMFYGSDLQYLIMEDILVVKDGVDPYDTVG, from the coding sequence GTGGCATTGACGATTCTTGGCCTGTCCGGCGCCCTTAGCCATGATCCTTCGGCAGCCCTGTACATCGACGGCAAGCTGATTGCCGCTGCTGAAGAAGAGCGTTTCGTGCGCGACAAGCATGCAAAGAACCGCATGCCCTACGAGTCGGCGAAGTTCTGCCTGGAACAGGCCGGGATCAAGCCGTCCGACGTCGACGTGGTCGCGATTCCATTTGCCCCGATCAGTCTGTTCGGCAAGGCCCGCTGGCACTATGCCAAGCGCTACTGGTATGCCCCGGACCGCGCCCTGGACGCGATCCTGATGGGCAACCGTCGCTACAAGCGCTATCGCAACAAGATCGTCTGGTGCCTGGAGCAACTGGGCTTCGATCCGAAAAAGATCAAGATCGAGCCGGTGGAGCACCACCTGGCCCACGCCTCCAGCGCCTACCATTGCTCGGGCTTCAAGGAGAAGACCGCGATCCTCGGGATCGACGGCAAGGGCGAATACGCCACCACGTTCTTCGGCTACGGCGAAAACGGCAAGATCCACAAGATCAAGGAATTCTTCGACCCGGACTCCCTGGGCGGCCTGTACGGCGCGATCACCGAGTTCCTCGGCTTCGAGATGCTCGACGGCGAGTTCAAGGTCATGGGCATGGCGCCGTACGGCGATGCCAGCAAGTACGACTTCTCGCGCCTGGCCAGCTTTGAAAATGGCGAGCTGGTGATCAACACCGACTACGCCAACGTCATCGGCCTGCGCCGCTACAAGGAGAAGGGCAAGGGGTTCTACTTCTCGCCGAAACTCATCGAGTGGCTGGGTCCCAAGCGCGAAGGCGACATCGCCGACGAGCCGTACATCCATTACGCCGCCAGCATGCAGGCACTGTTCGAGAAACTGGCCCTGCAGATGATCGACCACTATCTGGGCGACACGCTGAAGGAAACCGGCAAGCTGGCCTTCGCCGGTGGCTGCGCGCTGAACGTCAAGCTGAACCAGAAGATCATCGCTCGTTCGGATGTGAAGGAACTGTTCGTGCAGCCGGCCTCCGGCGACGCGGGCACCGCAGTAGGTGCTGCGGCCTATGTTTCCCATGCCCGTGGGGTGCCGGTCGAGAAGATGGAACACGTCTATCTCGGCCCGTCCTACAGCAACGAAGACGTGATCGCCGCCTGTGCCCGCCACCCGAACAAACCGGCCTGGCGCCAGATTGAAAACACCCCCGAGCGGATCGCCAAGATCATGGTGGACGGCAACCCGGTGGCCTGGTTCCAGGGCCGCATGGAGTTCGGTCCGCGGGCCCTCGGCGGTCGTTCGATCATCGGTTGCCCGAGCGCCGCTGGCGTCGCCGACCGGATCAACGAGCAGATCAAGTTCCGCGAGCGCTGGAGGCCTTTCTGCCCGTCGATGCTCGACACCGTCGCGCCGCAGATGATCAAGGTCGACCATCCGGCACCGTTCATGACCTTCACCTTCGAAGTGGCTGAAGAGTGGAAGACCCGGGTGCCGGAAGTGGTCCACGAGGACGGCACGTCCCGGGCCCAGGTGCTCAAGCGCGAGTACAACCCGCGCTACTACGACATGATGAAGGCCCTGGAAGTGCTGACTGGCAACGGCGTTTCGCTGAACACCTCGTTGAATCGCCGCGGCGAGCCGATGATCTGCTCGCCTACCGACGCCCTGAACATGTTCTACGGCTCCGACCTGCAATACCTGATCATGGAAGACATTCTGGTGGTCAAAGACGGCGTGGATCCTTATGACACGGTCGGCTGA
- a CDS encoding lipopolysaccharide kinase InaA family protein, whose product MHLSELKHAGRNPALPLSLALADAAGPAQLQLLSLLRVLPGQRYVGAGVWRGRTVLAKLLVGPKAARHFQRELQGVRLLAEQGLTTPLLLADGLQEGEGGWLLFEFLEGAQSLGEAWNQVQALPVLADEQTQVLAEALGAIARLHARGLWQEDLHLDNLLRHDGQLHLIDGAGICVEEAGKPLSRPKVLENLGVFFAQLPKSLEPFTEELLVHYLLSNAEHALPLEALQKQVDKVRTWRLRDFLAKIGRECTLFSVRRGPFALRAIRREEEAAMLPVLEQADALLDQGHLYKTGGAASVGRVEAGGRTLVLKRYNIKGVAHWLKRFWRPSRAWHSWREGNRLAFLGIATPKPLAVLEQRFLWLRRRAYLVTEYLPGPDIIERFAPFVASGEAPELELQALDRLFADLIRERISHGDLKGHNLFWQEDRWALIDLDSMCQHGSLASFSAAYARDRARFMRNWPESSNLYQVIDQRLPRTVQAVEA is encoded by the coding sequence ATGCATTTGTCCGAGCTGAAGCATGCCGGGCGCAATCCGGCGCTGCCCCTGAGCCTTGCGCTGGCGGACGCCGCCGGCCCGGCGCAGTTGCAACTGCTGAGCCTGTTGCGGGTGTTGCCAGGGCAGCGGTATGTCGGCGCCGGGGTCTGGCGCGGACGTACGGTGCTGGCCAAGTTGCTGGTCGGGCCCAAGGCGGCGCGGCATTTTCAGCGCGAACTGCAAGGCGTACGCCTGCTGGCTGAGCAAGGGCTGACCACGCCGCTGCTGCTGGCCGACGGTTTGCAGGAGGGGGAGGGCGGCTGGCTGCTCTTCGAGTTCTTGGAAGGGGCGCAAAGCCTTGGCGAGGCCTGGAACCAGGTGCAAGCACTGCCGGTGCTGGCCGATGAACAGACCCAGGTGCTGGCCGAGGCGCTGGGGGCAATCGCCCGGTTGCATGCCAGGGGCCTGTGGCAGGAAGACCTGCACCTGGACAACCTGCTGCGTCACGACGGCCAATTGCACCTGATCGATGGTGCGGGTATCTGCGTCGAAGAGGCAGGCAAGCCCCTGTCCCGGCCCAAGGTCCTGGAGAACCTCGGGGTGTTCTTCGCCCAGTTGCCCAAGAGCCTGGAGCCGTTCACCGAAGAGTTGCTGGTGCATTATCTGCTGAGCAATGCCGAGCATGCCCTGCCCCTGGAGGCCCTGCAGAAGCAGGTGGACAAGGTACGTACCTGGCGCCTGCGGGACTTCCTGGCCAAGATCGGTCGTGAATGCACGCTGTTCAGCGTGCGTCGCGGGCCTTTCGCCCTGCGGGCGATCCGGCGTGAGGAAGAGGCGGCGATGTTGCCGGTGCTGGAACAGGCCGACGCCCTGCTGGATCAGGGGCACCTGTACAAGACTGGCGGCGCGGCGAGTGTCGGTCGGGTCGAGGCCGGCGGTCGGACCCTGGTGCTCAAGCGCTACAACATCAAGGGCGTTGCCCACTGGCTCAAGCGTTTCTGGCGCCCGAGCCGTGCCTGGCACTCCTGGCGCGAAGGCAATCGCCTGGCGTTCCTGGGGATTGCCACGCCCAAGCCCCTGGCGGTATTGGAGCAGCGGTTCCTCTGGCTGCGTCGACGTGCCTACCTGGTGACCGAGTACCTGCCGGGCCCGGACATCATCGAGCGTTTCGCTCCGTTCGTTGCCAGCGGCGAGGCCCCGGAGCTTGAGCTGCAGGCACTGGATCGGTTGTTTGCCGACTTGATCAGGGAGCGCATCAGCCATGGCGATCTCAAGGGGCACAACCTGTTCTGGCAAGAGGATCGCTGGGCGCTGATCGACCTGGACTCCATGTGCCAGCACGGCAGTCTCGCCAGCTTCTCTGCGGCGTACGCCCGTGATCGCGCGCGCTTCATGCGCAACTGGCCAGAAAGCAGCAATTTGTATCAAGTGATTGATCAACGTTTGCCCAGGACTGTCCAGGCTGTCGAGGCCTGA
- a CDS encoding lipopolysaccharide kinase InaA family protein, with product MTDFLASEERALLERNGLGTFEQLWARQLDAVDEPNTGRGGYSSVYRLDVEGHGFYLKRQTNYLTRTLRHPFGEPSFSREFRNIRRYQQLGIPALQAVFFGMRKVNGESRAILLTRALDGWDDLDALLAQWEQLAVPQRQAVLEACGRLARQLHGLRQVHGCFYPKHIFLRQEGAGYQAQLIDLEKTRPLLFGQRDRVKDLEPLLRRASVWSTEEVRCLLATYLDQPQDSSLLDAWVARLSARSSHKETR from the coding sequence ATGACTGATTTCCTGGCGTCCGAGGAGCGTGCGCTGCTGGAGCGCAACGGCCTCGGCACTTTCGAGCAGCTGTGGGCCAGGCAACTGGATGCGGTGGACGAGCCCAATACCGGTCGTGGCGGCTACAGCAGCGTGTATCGCCTGGATGTGGAAGGGCATGGGTTCTACCTCAAGCGGCAGACCAACTACCTGACCCGTACCTTGCGCCATCCTTTCGGTGAACCCAGCTTCTCTCGCGAGTTCCGCAATATCCGGCGCTACCAGCAACTGGGCATTCCGGCCTTGCAGGCGGTGTTCTTCGGCATGCGCAAGGTCAATGGCGAGTCCCGGGCGATCCTCCTGACCCGGGCCCTGGATGGCTGGGACGACCTGGATGCGCTGCTGGCGCAATGGGAGCAGCTTGCCGTGCCACAGCGCCAGGCCGTGCTCGAGGCCTGCGGCCGTTTGGCCCGCCAACTGCATGGTTTGCGTCAGGTGCACGGTTGTTTTTATCCCAAGCATATTTTCCTGCGTCAGGAAGGTGCCGGTTACCAGGCACAGTTGATCGACCTGGAGAAGACCCGGCCATTGCTGTTCGGTCAGCGTGATCGGGTCAAGGATCTCGAACCCCTGTTGCGCCGGGCCTCGGTGTGGAGCACCGAAGAGGTGCGCTGCCTGCTGGCGACGTATCTGGACCAGCCGCAGGACAGTTCCTTGCTGGACGCCTGGGTCGCCCGTCTCAGTGCCCGCAGCAGCCATAAGGAAACCCGTTGA
- a CDS encoding lipopolysaccharide kinase InaA family protein: MASWNLDPAYQALAQDFGSLEAVFSLKGEHLTRDPLSEVIRVERGGVNYYVKRYTGAGKNLRRYLGKPRVKFEWQNLKRFAKWGIPTADVVAWGLERRCLAYSRGAMITRELPRTEDLSVLAERNDPRLKDRGWVDGVSRQLATHTRIMHDHRFTHNDLKWRNLLVDDQARLYLIDCPNGDFWRGFWLKYRITKDLACLDKVAKYHLSATQRLRFYLQYRQRDRLTASDKERIRHVVRFFEGRE, encoded by the coding sequence ATGGCTAGCTGGAACCTGGACCCTGCCTATCAGGCATTGGCACAAGATTTCGGCAGTCTGGAAGCGGTGTTCTCCCTCAAGGGCGAGCACCTGACTCGTGATCCGCTGTCCGAGGTCATCCGCGTCGAGCGTGGCGGCGTCAACTATTACGTCAAGCGCTACACCGGTGCCGGCAAGAACCTGCGGCGCTACCTGGGCAAGCCCCGGGTCAAGTTCGAGTGGCAGAACCTCAAGCGTTTCGCCAAGTGGGGCATCCCCACCGCCGATGTCGTGGCCTGGGGCCTGGAGCGTCGCTGCCTGGCCTACTCCCGGGGGGCGATGATCACCCGTGAGCTGCCGCGGACCGAGGACCTGTCGGTGCTGGCCGAGCGCAATGACCCGCGACTCAAGGACCGGGGCTGGGTCGATGGCGTCAGCCGGCAGCTGGCGACCCATACCCGCATCATGCATGACCATCGTTTTACCCATAACGATTTGAAGTGGCGCAACCTGCTGGTCGATGACCAGGCCCGGTTGTACCTGATCGACTGCCCGAACGGCGATTTCTGGCGTGGATTCTGGCTCAAGTACCGGATCACCAAGGACCTGGCCTGCCTGGACAAGGTGGCCAAGTATCATCTTTCGGCTACCCAGCGCCTGCGTTTCTACCTGCAGTATCGCCAGCGCGATCGCCTGACTGCGTCCGACAAGGAGCGCATTCGCCACGTGGTGAGATTTTTCGAGGGACGTGAATGA
- the rfaP gene encoding lipopolysaccharide core heptose(I) kinase RfaP encodes MKLMLAEPFKSLWAGRDPFTAVEELEGQVYRELEARRTLRTEVDGRGYFVKIHRGIGWGEIAKNLVTAKLPVLGAGQEWQALERLHQAGVPTMTAVAYGERGANPANQHSFIVTEELAPTISLEDFSIDWVKQPPEPALKRALIAEVARMTGTMHRAGVNHRDCYICHFLLHTDRPITPEGLKLSLIDLHRAQTRPKITLRWRNKDLAALYFSALDIGLTHRDKLRFLKGYFQQPLRQILAEEAALLSWLEGKADKLYARKQRYGDAL; translated from the coding sequence ATGAAGTTGATGCTTGCCGAACCCTTCAAGAGCCTCTGGGCCGGACGTGACCCGTTCACTGCCGTCGAAGAGCTCGAGGGCCAGGTCTATCGCGAGCTGGAAGCGCGCCGTACCTTGCGTACGGAAGTCGACGGCCGCGGGTATTTCGTGAAGATCCATCGTGGTATCGGCTGGGGCGAGATCGCCAAGAACCTGGTCACCGCCAAGCTGCCGGTACTGGGTGCCGGCCAGGAGTGGCAGGCCCTTGAGCGCCTGCACCAGGCCGGTGTGCCGACCATGACTGCCGTGGCCTATGGCGAGCGTGGCGCCAATCCGGCGAACCAGCATTCGTTCATCGTCACCGAAGAGCTGGCGCCGACCATCAGCCTGGAAGACTTCAGCATCGATTGGGTCAAGCAGCCGCCCGAGCCTGCGCTCAAGCGTGCGCTGATCGCCGAAGTGGCGCGCATGACCGGCACCATGCACCGCGCCGGGGTCAATCACCGCGACTGCTACATCTGCCATTTCCTGTTGCACACCGACCGGCCGATCACGCCCGAGGGGCTCAAGCTGTCGCTGATCGACCTGCATCGCGCCCAGACCCGGCCGAAGATCACCTTGCGCTGGCGCAACAAGGATCTGGCGGCCCTGTACTTTTCTGCCCTGGACATCGGCCTGACGCATCGCGACAAGCTGCGTTTCCTCAAGGGGTACTTCCAGCAACCGCTGCGGCAAATCCTTGCCGAGGAAGCCGCGCTGCTGTCCTGGCTCGAGGGCAAGGCCGACAAACTCTACGCTCGCAAGCAACGGTACGGAGATGCGCTCTGA